A single region of the Salicibibacter cibi genome encodes:
- the flgG gene encoding flagellar basal body rod protein FlgG, which yields MLQSMYSGISGLQNHQTKLDVIGDNIANVNTHGFKKGRFTFQDMMSQQMQGATAPGAGQGGSNPEQVGLGTQTGSIDTLHTQGPTQPTNRELDLAIEGDGFFRIQNPDGGEFYTRVGNFSRDSDGDLVTADGYYVLDDDGGTINIAEEASNFSIGSDGTVTQVIDGEPEDAGTIGLATFANPEGLESLGGNLYGETANSGDVNNLEAGTGGAGDIAAGMLEMSNVDLSEEFVEMISGQRGLQANTRIITTSDEVLQEIMNMK from the coding sequence ATGTTGCAATCGATGTATTCCGGGATTTCCGGTTTGCAAAACCATCAAACGAAATTGGACGTGATCGGCGATAATATTGCCAATGTGAATACGCATGGGTTTAAAAAAGGACGGTTTACTTTTCAAGACATGATGAGCCAACAAATGCAAGGAGCAACCGCCCCCGGCGCTGGCCAAGGTGGGTCAAATCCGGAACAAGTAGGGCTAGGCACGCAGACCGGCTCTATCGATACGCTTCATACCCAGGGTCCAACGCAACCGACGAACCGTGAACTTGACCTCGCGATTGAAGGAGACGGTTTCTTTCGCATTCAAAATCCGGATGGCGGAGAATTTTACACCCGCGTGGGCAACTTTTCCCGTGATAGTGATGGGGATCTTGTGACCGCAGATGGATATTATGTGTTAGATGACGATGGCGGCACCATTAATATTGCTGAGGAGGCGTCCAATTTCAGCATTGGCAGCGACGGTACGGTGACACAAGTGATTGACGGGGAACCTGAAGATGCGGGGACGATTGGCCTGGCTACATTTGCGAATCCGGAAGGCTTGGAAAGCTTGGGCGGCAATTTATACGGGGAAACGGCTAACTCGGGAGACGTAAACAATTTGGAAGCGGGAACCGGTGGTGCCGGTGATATCGCCGCGGGCATGTTGGAAATGTCGAACGTTGACCTTTCCGAAGAGTTTGTGGAAATGATTTCCGGCCAGCGTGGTTTACAAGCCAATACACGCATTATTACGACGTCCGATGAAGTCTTGC
- the flgD gene encoding flagellar hook assembly protein FlgD, with translation MNMNVQATASPGERDMNEGQVAEQEDAMLDKDDFLKILIAQLQNQDPLDPMDDREFIAQMAQFSSLEQMTNMNEAMQRFVDRQEGNALVQQSELIGTTVKWGSLVDEDHGEIQYKENEVQSVRRSEQGDIELLLDDGRWIDSRQVAQIGLEHENEET, from the coding sequence ATGAACATGAACGTGCAAGCCACGGCTTCTCCGGGCGAAAGGGACATGAATGAAGGGCAGGTTGCCGAGCAAGAAGACGCTATGCTCGACAAGGATGATTTTTTAAAAATTTTAATTGCCCAATTACAGAATCAGGACCCCCTTGATCCGATGGATGACCGGGAATTTATTGCCCAGATGGCGCAGTTTTCCTCTTTGGAACAAATGACGAATATGAACGAGGCGATGCAACGTTTCGTTGATCGGCAAGAGGGCAATGCCCTCGTTCAACAAAGCGAGTTGATTGGAACGACCGTCAAATGGGGCAGCCTCGTTGATGAAGATCACGGAGAAATCCAGTACAAGGAAAACGAAGTCCAATCCGTACGGAGGAGCGAACAAGGGGATATCGAGCTGCTTCTCGATGATGGGCGCTGGATTGACAGTAGGCAAGTGGCGCAAATCGGTTTGGAGCACGAAAATGAGGAAACATAA
- a CDS encoding flagellar hook-length control protein FliK yields MVISSGLQAFPFHEGLPKFVPTSIEKIGESLDRTFAQRLAHFQEKNEAFSWEEGSQKSGDTFEEGKNKDFPDMEALLEVFQDWAHSFPESASFFEDIDWENAMMMAEEALNKNEEDGLPSFDLEKLAVSIMEAAPSIAEMLETVFPDSEEGITETDEAFAFSEELKEADIPPLMAFIAFAAEKDENEKPIRERIAQYVQQLYPAARREAGSQNYRDASVRAEKTEKTTEVASRLYRFEPSHAAVKVETILPKLNHGNPTPPAFVFNETMTMQPLNQGEQLNIHIGGQKTEHARVMAFIKQFQQALSNGNLRSDGEGRQQLTIKLHPESLGRLDVQITRDNGVLQARLVATTAMARELVESQLPNLRHAFHQQQLPVERIVVDEAHTEVADERREGKHPTDEDASVYEEENDEERADEQLPSFEEWLQATLNQEI; encoded by the coding sequence ATGGTGATTTCATCGGGCTTGCAGGCATTTCCATTCCATGAAGGGTTACCCAAGTTCGTTCCAACCTCCATAGAAAAAATAGGCGAGAGCCTTGATAGAACTTTTGCGCAACGGCTTGCCCATTTTCAAGAAAAGAACGAGGCATTTTCGTGGGAAGAAGGATCACAAAAGAGCGGAGATACGTTTGAAGAAGGAAAGAACAAAGATTTTCCTGATATGGAAGCCCTCCTCGAAGTGTTTCAAGACTGGGCTCACTCCTTCCCCGAATCAGCATCTTTCTTCGAGGACATTGATTGGGAAAATGCGATGATGATGGCTGAAGAAGCGTTGAACAAAAACGAGGAAGATGGCCTCCCTTCTTTTGATTTGGAAAAGCTAGCAGTATCTATCATGGAGGCCGCACCTTCCATTGCGGAAATGCTTGAAACCGTCTTCCCCGACAGCGAAGAGGGGATCACCGAAACCGATGAGGCATTCGCTTTTTCCGAAGAATTGAAGGAGGCAGACATCCCGCCTTTAATGGCTTTTATCGCTTTTGCCGCTGAAAAGGATGAAAATGAGAAACCGATACGTGAACGAATTGCCCAGTACGTCCAACAATTGTATCCGGCGGCGAGAAGGGAGGCTGGATCGCAAAATTATCGTGATGCTTCCGTCCGTGCGGAGAAAACCGAAAAGACAACAGAAGTGGCCTCCCGCCTTTATCGTTTTGAACCTTCACATGCGGCTGTAAAGGTGGAAACGATCCTTCCGAAGCTCAATCACGGGAACCCGACTCCTCCTGCATTTGTTTTCAATGAAACGATGACGATGCAGCCTCTGAATCAAGGGGAACAGTTGAACATTCATATCGGCGGTCAAAAAACCGAACATGCACGGGTGATGGCTTTTATCAAGCAGTTTCAACAAGCGCTCAGCAACGGGAACCTGCGCTCGGATGGAGAAGGCCGGCAGCAATTGACGATTAAACTTCATCCTGAAAGCTTGGGCCGGTTAGACGTGCAAATCACAAGAGATAACGGCGTGTTGCAAGCAAGGCTCGTTGCAACAACAGCGATGGCCCGTGAATTGGTAGAATCCCAACTTCCCAATCTCAGGCATGCATTCCATCAACAACAACTGCCGGTGGAACGAATCGTCGTTGATGAAGCACACACCGAAGTTGCCGACGAACGAAGAGAAGGGAAACATCCGACGGATGAAGACGCTTCCGTTTATGAAGAAGAAAACGATGAAGAAAGGGCCGATGAACAGCTTCCATCCTTTGAAGAATGGTTACAGGCGACATTAAATCAAGAAATATAG
- a CDS encoding MotE family protein — MAKRKEEKGNGFKRFVLLIVIPGSLLVIIGAIVLSALGMSPVEHVSTWISEEEDDGEEQESPLPDKDEEVANLEQQLQEAEDTIEELEEEIEQMEEDEAFAEESAEDDEDDASEDETRIARIYENMRPGQAAEIMEELTNDEILLHMSEMNDDSRSTILENMDPERAAEITALLGR, encoded by the coding sequence ATGGCCAAAAGAAAAGAAGAAAAGGGAAACGGCTTCAAACGTTTTGTGCTGCTCATCGTTATTCCCGGGTCCTTGCTCGTTATCATTGGGGCAATCGTCTTATCGGCATTGGGGATGAGCCCGGTGGAACATGTATCCACCTGGATAAGCGAAGAAGAGGACGACGGGGAAGAACAGGAATCGCCCCTTCCCGATAAAGATGAAGAGGTTGCCAACCTTGAGCAGCAACTGCAAGAAGCAGAAGACACTATTGAGGAATTGGAAGAAGAGATCGAGCAAATGGAAGAGGATGAAGCCTTTGCAGAAGAAAGTGCCGAGGATGATGAAGATGACGCTTCGGAAGATGAAACGAGGATTGCCCGCATCTATGAAAATATGAGACCGGGGCAGGCCGCTGAAATTATGGAAGAACTTACAAATGATGAGATTTTGCTTCACATGTCGGAGATGAATGATGATAGCCGCTCGACGATTCTGGAAAATATGGATCCGGAACGAGCCGCGGAAATTACAGCATTGCTTGGCAGGTAA
- the fliJ gene encoding flagellar export protein FliJ has product MFFTFTLEKVLEVKEREAAERRKGYEEAAGTFESVGYELYQWLKARESLDDSQTQDCQKGTTIAALQSKQLARTNIETAIEQSQAKTNAARKTMVKRKKEWQTATIEAKKYEKMKGRKWEEHVREMKKQEQKHMDELASRQVLQGR; this is encoded by the coding sequence ATGTTTTTTACGTTTACCCTTGAAAAGGTGTTGGAAGTGAAAGAACGAGAAGCTGCCGAACGCAGAAAAGGGTACGAAGAAGCCGCCGGAACATTCGAATCCGTTGGCTACGAGCTATATCAATGGTTGAAAGCACGCGAATCTCTCGATGACAGCCAAACCCAAGATTGCCAAAAAGGCACGACGATCGCGGCTTTGCAAAGCAAACAATTGGCAAGAACAAACATTGAAACCGCCATTGAACAGAGCCAAGCAAAAACAAACGCGGCCCGCAAAACGATGGTCAAACGGAAAAAAGAATGGCAAACGGCAACGATCGAGGCAAAGAAATACGAAAAGATGAAAGGGCGCAAGTGGGAAGAACACGTCCGGGAAATGAAGAAACAAGAACAAAAACACATGGATGAACTTGCTTCCCGACAAGTGTTGCAAGGCAGGTGA
- the fliI gene encoding flagellar protein export ATPase FliI encodes MKAADLQEQLDDVRTLKWMGKVTRVVGLTIEAKGPQAAVGILCFIFTDNTREPIRAEVVGFKDARILLMPYSQTANIQPGSLVKSTGKPLEIGVGTRLIGKVIDGLGRTLDGGELPKGLHKFPVNREAPNPLTRPRIVEPLSLGVRAVDGMLTVGEGQRVGIFAGSGVGKSTLMAMLAKFSEADINVIALIGERGREVKDFIEKDLGDEGLKNTIVVVATSDQPALVRIKGAMAATAIAEYFRDRGKTVNLMMDSVTRFAMAQREIGLATGEPPTTKGYTPSVFSLLPQLLERSGANQRGSITAFYTVLVDGDDMDEPIADAVRGILDGHFILDRKLANKGHYPALNVLKSISRLMTDIVPKEHLEAATTIRQHLATYEDNEDLIQVGAYKKGTSEDVDLAIQVHPDIQEFLQQGTERIYPLSDTVEQLQLLARKGNDV; translated from the coding sequence ATGAAAGCCGCAGATTTGCAAGAGCAACTTGATGACGTTCGTACGTTGAAATGGATGGGAAAAGTGACGCGTGTGGTCGGCCTTACCATTGAGGCGAAAGGACCGCAAGCGGCCGTAGGGATTTTATGCTTTATTTTCACAGATAACACCCGTGAACCGATACGCGCAGAAGTCGTTGGCTTTAAAGATGCCCGCATTCTATTGATGCCGTATTCGCAAACCGCAAATATTCAGCCCGGTTCTCTGGTGAAAAGTACGGGAAAACCTTTGGAAATCGGCGTGGGAACAAGATTAATAGGGAAGGTTATTGATGGTTTGGGGCGGACGCTTGATGGTGGCGAACTGCCCAAGGGTCTACATAAATTCCCAGTCAACAGAGAAGCGCCGAATCCGCTGACGCGCCCTAGAATTGTCGAACCGCTTTCCCTCGGCGTACGAGCGGTTGATGGCATGTTAACGGTTGGCGAAGGCCAAAGGGTAGGGATTTTTGCCGGTAGTGGGGTTGGAAAAAGCACGTTGATGGCAATGCTTGCAAAATTCTCGGAAGCCGATATCAATGTTATCGCGCTAATCGGTGAACGAGGCCGAGAAGTCAAAGATTTTATTGAAAAGGATCTCGGGGATGAAGGATTGAAGAACACGATCGTTGTCGTCGCCACATCGGATCAACCGGCCCTCGTTCGCATAAAAGGAGCGATGGCGGCGACGGCCATCGCGGAATATTTTCGCGACCGGGGAAAAACCGTTAATTTAATGATGGATTCGGTGACCCGTTTTGCGATGGCACAACGCGAAATCGGACTTGCCACCGGGGAACCTCCGACGACAAAAGGGTACACCCCTTCCGTCTTTTCCCTTTTGCCGCAACTGTTGGAACGATCGGGAGCTAATCAGCGGGGATCGATCACCGCCTTTTATACCGTGCTTGTCGATGGTGATGATATGGATGAACCGATTGCGGATGCTGTGCGGGGGATTTTGGACGGGCACTTCATCCTTGATCGGAAATTGGCGAACAAGGGGCATTATCCGGCTTTAAACGTTTTGAAAAGCATCAGCCGTTTGATGACAGATATTGTTCCAAAGGAACATTTGGAGGCCGCTACAACGATTCGGCAACACTTGGCTACCTATGAAGACAACGAGGATTTGATCCAAGTGGGCGCTTATAAGAAAGGGACCTCAGAAGACGTGGACCTCGCCATACAAGTGCACCCCGACATCCAGGAATTTTTGCAACAGGGAACCGAGCGAATCTACCCCTTATCGGATACGGTTGAACAATTACAGTTGCTGGCAAGGAAAGGGAATGATGTGTGA
- the fliH gene encoding flagellar assembly protein FliH gives MSNIIKAGTSNLKANAPHAVLLQPVRNSSGQNSAQDEGPGGHWGGKKGQMLAEAHEEAQTIIEKAQSEKEHIEKEMEKARATLDETIEKAYKDAKSKGEEKGFQAGKDKGYETYQAIIAEAEDVVTAAHEEYRKYMDGAEPVILDLGVRIAEKVLGEKLETENHWSQFVRQILREVKDQSEVDIFVHPDRYKKTVQQREEWQALLSHTERIRFFPDDDLDKNGCLIETPYGRLVASLDDQLEVLQTELHELLSGERDS, from the coding sequence TTGTCTAACATTATCAAAGCAGGTACATCAAACCTAAAGGCGAACGCCCCCCACGCTGTACTGTTACAGCCGGTACGTAATAGCAGCGGGCAAAACTCCGCCCAGGATGAAGGGCCAGGCGGGCATTGGGGCGGCAAAAAGGGACAAATGCTTGCCGAAGCTCATGAAGAAGCACAAACCATCATCGAAAAAGCCCAATCGGAAAAGGAACACATAGAAAAAGAGATGGAAAAAGCTCGTGCCACCCTAGACGAAACCATTGAAAAAGCATACAAAGATGCAAAAAGCAAAGGGGAAGAAAAGGGATTTCAAGCAGGAAAAGATAAAGGTTATGAGACATATCAAGCCATCATTGCCGAAGCCGAAGACGTTGTTACCGCGGCTCACGAAGAATACCGGAAATATATGGACGGTGCCGAGCCTGTGATTCTTGATTTAGGCGTGAGAATCGCCGAAAAAGTCCTTGGCGAAAAGCTGGAAACGGAGAACCACTGGTCCCAATTCGTAAGGCAAATCCTCCGGGAAGTAAAAGATCAAAGCGAGGTCGATATTTTCGTCCATCCGGATCGTTACAAGAAAACAGTTCAACAACGGGAAGAATGGCAAGCCCTTCTTAGCCACACAGAACGCATTCGCTTTTTTCCGGATGATGATTTGGATAAAAATGGATGCCTCATTGAAACACCATATGGGCGTTTGGTAGCTTCATTAGACGATCAGTTAGAGGTGTTACAAACTGAGCTTCACGAACTGCTATCCGGGGAGAGGGACTCATGA
- the fliG gene encoding flagellar motor switch protein FliG gives MARGKNVMTGKQKAAILLISMGPDVSANVYKQLQPEEIEQLTLEIANVRKVESETKDKIIGEFHQLAVAQDYMTQGGIGYARDVLEKAVGEEEAMAIITKLTSTLQVRPFHFARKAEPMQILNFIQNEHPQTIALVLSYLDAEQAGQILSALPSEVQADVAKRIALMDSTSPDVINEVEGILERQLSSAVSQDYKEAGGIESVVDVLNSVDRGTERTIIDSLEFQDPELADEIKKRMFVFEDIVTLDNRSIQRIIREAGQEDLQLSLKMVSDEVKTIIFSNMSTRMAETFQEELEYMGPVRLKDVEDAQMRIVGTVRKLEEAGEIVIARGGGDDIVV, from the coding sequence ATGGCGAGAGGAAAAAATGTAATGACCGGCAAGCAAAAAGCCGCAATTCTTCTCATCTCCATGGGACCCGATGTCTCGGCTAACGTATACAAACAGTTGCAGCCGGAAGAAATTGAACAATTGACGCTAGAGATCGCCAACGTTCGTAAAGTGGAAAGCGAGACGAAAGATAAAATCATCGGTGAATTTCATCAGCTCGCGGTTGCCCAAGATTATATGACGCAAGGAGGCATCGGCTATGCGCGGGACGTGTTGGAAAAGGCCGTCGGTGAAGAAGAAGCCATGGCGATTATTACGAAACTTACGTCAACGCTTCAGGTCCGCCCATTTCATTTTGCCCGCAAAGCTGAACCGATGCAGATTTTGAATTTCATTCAAAATGAACATCCGCAAACGATCGCCCTCGTCCTTTCTTATCTAGATGCAGAGCAGGCGGGACAAATTCTCTCGGCATTGCCTTCCGAGGTGCAAGCGGATGTTGCGAAAAGAATCGCGTTGATGGATAGCACTTCTCCGGATGTTATCAACGAAGTGGAAGGCATTCTTGAACGGCAACTTTCTTCGGCTGTTTCTCAAGACTATAAAGAAGCGGGCGGGATTGAATCGGTCGTGGATGTGTTAAATAGCGTCGACCGGGGAACGGAGCGCACGATCATTGATTCTTTGGAATTTCAAGATCCGGAACTTGCGGATGAGATCAAAAAGCGGATGTTCGTATTTGAAGATATCGTCACCCTTGATAACCGCTCGATCCAACGCATTATCCGCGAAGCGGGACAAGAAGATTTACAGCTTTCCTTAAAAATGGTCAGTGATGAAGTGAAAACGATCATTTTCAGCAACATGTCCACGCGGATGGCCGAGACGTTCCAAGAAGAATTGGAGTACATGGGTCCTGTTCGCTTAAAAGACGTGGAGGACGCGCAAATGCGAATCGTCGGGACGGTACGGAAGCTGGAAGAAGCGGGCGAAATCGTTATTGCCCGTGGTGGGGGAGACGATATTGTTGTCTAA
- the fliF gene encoding flagellar basal-body MS-ring/collar protein FliF: MKEKIHMYSNKVREYWSGRTKNQQLLIIGGALLLLVFIVLLIFFSTRTNYAPLYNDLPVEETGQIKETLDSRGVPSEVTDDGTAILVPRESVDQLKVELAAEGIPESGSIGYEDFQDQLGFGMTENEFSVMEKATLETELGNLMQSMDGVSQADVMVTLPEETVWVSDEPEESNASIVITLAAGYQLEQENVQALYHLASKSIPQLPVENITITDQQANQYHYEDQGAIDGTQQAYDQQREISRTVESDLQQNLQQMLGTMMGQNSVIVSVTTDIDFTQETREEELVEPVDEEQMDGIEISAESIIETYEGEEIPEEGVAGTGEDDIANYPGVGAGGDGDYERIEERVNNDVNRIHRQIQESPYKLRDLGIQVIVEPPDPEDMLSLPAETVDNIEEILETVVTTSIDETYLEDMEDGEITDKIFVSAQPFMGNMDTGEEPESAGIPAWVYILALGMLAVIVAIVFFFRRNRYVIEDEEVQESHVALEDIPEEDYSIEGEQRQRLERLAREKPEEFSKLLRTWMSED, translated from the coding sequence ATGAAAGAAAAGATACATATGTACAGCAATAAAGTCCGGGAGTATTGGTCAGGAAGAACGAAAAACCAGCAACTGCTTATCATTGGCGGGGCACTGTTACTCCTCGTATTCATCGTGCTGCTCATCTTTTTTAGTACACGGACGAACTATGCCCCGTTGTACAATGATTTGCCCGTTGAAGAAACCGGCCAGATAAAAGAAACGCTCGACAGCAGGGGTGTCCCTTCGGAGGTAACCGATGATGGCACAGCTATTTTAGTGCCCAGGGAAAGCGTAGATCAACTAAAAGTGGAATTGGCCGCGGAAGGGATTCCGGAAAGTGGTTCTATTGGCTATGAGGATTTTCAGGATCAACTAGGGTTCGGCATGACGGAAAATGAGTTTTCCGTCATGGAAAAAGCGACACTGGAAACGGAACTCGGAAATTTGATGCAGTCGATGGATGGTGTTTCGCAGGCAGACGTTATGGTTACGCTTCCGGAAGAAACGGTATGGGTGAGCGACGAACCGGAAGAATCCAACGCTTCCATCGTTATCACGCTTGCCGCGGGTTATCAGTTGGAACAGGAAAACGTACAGGCACTGTATCATCTTGCTTCAAAAAGCATTCCCCAATTGCCCGTTGAGAACATCACGATTACGGATCAGCAGGCGAATCAATATCATTATGAGGATCAAGGGGCCATCGATGGAACGCAACAAGCCTATGATCAGCAACGAGAGATTAGCCGTACTGTCGAAAGTGACCTGCAACAAAACCTTCAACAGATGTTAGGCACAATGATGGGACAGAACAGTGTGATCGTTTCAGTAACAACGGATATCGACTTCACCCAGGAAACAAGGGAAGAGGAACTGGTGGAACCGGTCGATGAAGAGCAAATGGACGGGATTGAGATCAGTGCAGAATCAATCATCGAAACGTATGAAGGAGAAGAAATTCCCGAAGAAGGCGTTGCCGGAACCGGGGAAGATGACATCGCCAACTATCCCGGTGTTGGCGCCGGCGGGGACGGCGATTACGAAAGAATCGAAGAAAGGGTGAATAACGATGTCAATCGCATTCATCGCCAAATCCAGGAGAGTCCTTACAAGTTAAGGGATTTGGGTATACAAGTTATCGTTGAACCGCCGGACCCGGAAGATATGCTGTCGTTGCCGGCGGAAACCGTCGATAACATTGAAGAGATTCTGGAAACGGTTGTCACTACGAGCATCGATGAAACCTATTTGGAAGACATGGAAGACGGAGAAATCACGGATAAAATTTTTGTTTCCGCCCAGCCGTTTATGGGCAATATGGACACCGGTGAAGAACCGGAATCCGCGGGAATACCGGCATGGGTATACATTTTGGCACTTGGCATGCTGGCGGTGATCGTAGCCATTGTCTTTTTCTTCAGGCGCAATCGTTATGTGATCGAGGATGAAGAAGTGCAGGAATCGCATGTTGCGCTCGAAGACATTCCGGAAGAAGATTATTCGATCGAAGGGGAGCAGCGACAGCGCTTAGAAAGGCTAGCGAGAGAAAAACCGGAGGAATTTTCCAAACTTCTCCGCACGTGGATGTCGGAAGATTAG
- the fliE gene encoding flagellar hook-basal body complex protein FliE produces the protein MPMIQGNPSGEMPLSPLSPQAAQSPTEDGRSEQVRTDDAQNSFGNRLNEALQNVQNHQEASEEKTGQLLTGEVENLHDVFIASEKAGVALQATVEVRDKVIDAYDSVMRMTL, from the coding sequence ATGCCAATGATACAAGGAAACCCATCCGGGGAGATGCCTTTGTCGCCGTTGTCTCCGCAGGCGGCGCAAAGCCCAACGGAGGACGGTCGAAGCGAACAGGTGCGTACAGATGATGCACAAAATAGCTTTGGAAATAGGTTAAATGAAGCGTTGCAAAATGTACAAAATCATCAGGAAGCATCCGAGGAAAAGACAGGCCAACTGCTGACCGGGGAAGTGGAGAATCTGCATGATGTTTTTATTGCTTCCGAGAAGGCAGGCGTGGCTTTGCAGGCAACGGTAGAAGTGCGGGATAAAGTCATCGATGCTTATGACAGCGTGATGAGAATGACTTTATAG